The sequence TTTGCCGAGGGAGTCCGGTTCCTCGGACACGTCCCAGCGCAGACTGCAGTCGAAGGTCCCTCCGGAGCGCTGGATCAGCCGCCGGCGCAGGCCGAAGACGAACAGTCCCAGCAGGACCATGACGACGACGGACAAGCCCACCCACAATGCGAGGACCATCTCCACCGACCTCCTCGCATCGTCGAGTAACGAACACCGCAACCGTATTGCACCTGCATCGCCTCAGCCGCGACACGGCTGGATCGCTCCAGCTCGGGCCGCGGCTGAGTAAAAACATCTGTCAGTGGGGGTGCTAGAGCACCGCCACCGCGCGCAGACGGATCTCGGCGCGCCGCTCGGCGGCAGCGTCGGCATCCGACTTCGCGAGCTCCAGCGCACGCTCGGCGCGCTCGACATCGATCTCGTCGGCCAGCTCGGCGATCTCGGCCAGCAGCGACAGCTTGTCGTCCGCGAACGAGATGAATCCACCGTGCACGGCGGCGACGACGGTGCCGCCCTCGCTCGTGCGGATCGTCACCGGGCCCGATTCCAGCACACCGAGAAGCGGCTGGTGACCGGGCATGACGCCGATGTCGCCGGACGTGGTACGCGCGACGACCAGGGTGGCCTCGCCGGACCAGACACTTCGGTCCGCGGCGACCAGCTCGACATGCAGCTCAGCAGCCAAGGGTGGCTCCTCGGGTCACCACCCGGCCGCCCGGCCGGGTGTTGGGTCAATTCTACGGGGCGTGGTGAGGGGGGCGGGACACACCCACCCCCCTCGGTGAGCCGGAGGCTCAGGAGACGCCGAGCTCCTTGGCCTTGGCCTTGAGGTCGTCCAGGCCACCGCACATGAAGAACGCCTGCTCGGGGAAGTGGTCGTAGTCCCCGTCGCAGATCGCGTTGAACGCGGCGATCGACTCGTCGAGCGGAACGTCCGAACCGTCCAGGCCGGTGAACTGCTTGGCGGCGTGGGTGTTCTGCGACAGGAAGCGCTCGACGCGACGGGCACGGTGGACGACGAGCTTGTCCTCCTCGCCCAGCTCGTCGATACCGAGGATCGCGATGATGTCCTGGAGGTCCTTGTACTTCTGCAGGATCCCCTTGACGCGGCTGGCCGCGTTGTAGTGGTCCTGCGAGATGTAGCGCGGGTCCAGGATGCGGGACGTGGAGTCCAGCGGGTCCACGGCCGGGTAGATGCCCTTCTCCGAGATCGGACGGGAGAGCACCGTCGTCGCGTCGAGGTGGGCGAACGTGGTGGCCGGGGCCGGGTCGGTCAGGTCGTCCGCGGGGACGTAGATCGCCTGCATCGAGGTGATCGAGTGACCACGCGTCGAGGTGATGCGCTCCTGGAGCACACCCATCTCGTCGGCCAGGGTCGGCTGGTAACCCACCGCGGACGGCATGCGGCCGAGCAGCGTGGAGACCTCGGAGCCGGCCTGCGTGAAGCGGAAGATGTTGTCGATGAAGAGCAGCACGTCCTGCTTCTGCACATCGCGGAAGTACTCCGCCATGGTCAGGGCGGACAGGGCCACGCGCAGACGCGTCCCCGGCGGCTCGTCCATCTGGCCGAAGACGAGCGCGGTCTTGTCCAGCACGCCCGACTCGGTCATCTCGTCGATGAGGTCGTTGCCCTCACGGGTGCGCTCACCGACACCGGCGAACACCGACACACCGTCGTGCAGCTTCGCCACACGCATGATCATTTCCTGGATGAGGACCGTCTTGCCGACGCCCGCACCACCGAAGAGACCGATCTTCCCACCCTTGACGTACGGGGTGAGGAGGTCGACGACCTTCAGGCCGGTCTCGAACATCTCGGTCTTCGACTCGAGCTGGTCGAAGTCCGGAGCCTTGCGGTGGATCGGCCAGCGCTCGGTGATCTGCGACTCGGCCTCGGGCTCGTTCAGGATCTGACCGAGGGTGTTGAAGACCTTGCCCTTGGTCACGTCACCGACGGGAACGGTGATGCCCGTGCCCGTGTCGGTCACCGGGGCCTGGCGGACCAGGCCGTCGGTGGGCTGCATCGAGATCGCGCGGACCACGCCGTCACCCAGGTGCTGGGCGACTTCGAGGGTCAGCGTCTTGCGGGCGCCGTCCTCGGCCGGGTCGGCCACCTCGACGTGGAGGGCGTTGTAGATGTCGGGCATCGCGTCGACGGGGAACTCCACGTCGACGACCGGGCCGATGACCCGGGCGACGCGGCCCGTGGCAGCGGCCGTCTCAACTGTCGTCGTCATTACTTGTCACTCCCCGCGGTCGCGTCGGCCAGGGCACTGGCACCGCCGACGATCTCGCTGATTTCCTGGGTGATTTCGGCCTGGCGGGCCGCGTTGGCAAGCCGGGACAGGCTCTTGATGAGGTCCCCGGCGTTGTCGGTGGCCGACTTCATCGCACGGCGGCGGGCGGCGTGCTCGGAAGCGGCCGCCTGCAGCAGGGCGTTGTAGATACGGCTCTCGACGTAGCGCGGCAGAAGGGCGTCCAGGACGTCCTCGGCCGACGGCTCGAACTCGAAGAGCGGGAGGATCTCACCCTTGCGGGTGCTCTCCGCGGCGACGTCGTCGAGCGAAAGCGGCAGCATCCGTGCGTCGATGGCGTTCTGCGTCATCATCGACACGAATTCCGTGAAGACGATGTGCAGCTCGTCGACGCCGCCCTCGGCCGTTTCGTTCCGGATGGCCTCGATCAACGGGGCGGCGACGCGCTTGGCATCGCTGTACGCCGGGTTGTCGGTGAAGCCGGTCCAGGAGTCGACGACCTTGCGCTCGCGGAAGCCGTAGTACGCGACACCCTTGCGGCCGACGATGTACGTGTCGACCTCCTTGCCCTCGGAGGCAAGGCGCTCCCGCAGTCGCTCCGCGGCCTTGATGGCGTTGGAGGAGTAACCGCCGGCCAGACCACGGTCGCTCGTGATGAGCAGGACCGCGGCCCGGGTCGGGGCCTCGACCTCGGTGGTGAGCGGGTGGTTGGCGTCGGAGCCGGTCGCCACCGCGGTCACCGCGCGGGTGAGCTCGGTCGCGTACGGCTGCGATGCCGCCACCTTGCGCTGCGCCTTGACGATGCGCGAGGCGGCGATCATCTCCATCGCCTTGGTGATCTTCTTGGTCGCGGTGACGGCTTGGATGCGGCGCTTGTAAACGCGAAGCTGAGCGCCCATCGATCAGCCCTCGCCCAGGAGCTTGCCGTCCGAGGTCTCGAACTGCTGCTTGAAGGCGGCGATCGCGTCGGCGATCGACTGCAGCGTGTCGTCGGACATCTTGCCGCCCTCGGCGATGCTGGTCAGGAGATCCTTGCGCTCACGGCGCAGGAACTCCAGCAGCTCGGCCTCGAAGCGACGGATGTCCTCGACCGGGACGTCGTCCATCTTGCCCGTGGTGCCGGCCCAGACCGAGACGACCTGCTCCTCCACCGGGAACGGGGCGTACTGCGGCTGCTTCAGCAGCTCGACCATGCGCTTACCGCGCTCCAGCGAGGCCTTCGAGGCCGCGTCCAGGTCGGAACCGAAGGCGGCGAACGCCTCCAGCTCGCGGTACTGGGCGAGGTCCACGCGAAGCCGGCCGGAGACCTGCTTCATGGCCTTGTGCTGGGCGGAGCCACCGACGCGGGAGACCGAGATACCGACGTTGAGCGCCGGACGCTGACCCGCGTTGAACAGGTCGGACTCCAGGAAGCACTGGCCGTCGGTGATGGAGATGACGTTGGTCGGGATGAAGGCCGACACGTCGTTGGCCTTGGTCTCGACGATCGGGAGGCCCGTCATCGAACCGGCGCCCATGTCGTCGGAGAGCTTGGCGCAGCGCTCCAGCAGACGGGAGTGCAGGTAGAAGACGTCACCCGGGTAGGCCTCGCGGCCCGGCGGGCGGCGCAGCAGCAGGGACACGGCGCGGTAGGCGTCGGCCTGCTTCGAGAGGTCGTCGAAGATGATCAGGACGTGCTTGCCCTGGTACATCCAGTGCTGGCCGATGGCCGAACCGGTGTACGGCGCCAGGTACTTGAAGCCGGCCGGGTCGGACGCCGGGGCGGCGACGATGGTCGTGTACTCCAGCGCACCGGCCTCTTCGAGCGCACCACGCACGGAGGCGATGGTGGAACCCTTCTGACCGACGGCGACGTAGATGCAGCGGACCTGCTTGTTCACGTCGCCCGAGCGCCAGTTGTCGCGCTGGTTGATGATCGTGTCGACGGCCAGGGCGGTCTTGCCCGTCTGGCGGTCGCCGATGATCAGCTGACGCTGGCCGCGGCCGATCGGCACCATGGCGTCGACGGCCTTGTAGCCGGTCTGCATCGGCTCGTGCACCGACTTGCGGACCATGACGCCAGGGGCCTGCAGCTCGAGGGCGCGACGGCTGTCGGTCTCGATCTCGCCGAGACCGTCGATCGGGTTGCCGAGCGGGTCGACGACGCGGCCGAGGTAGCCCTCGCCGACGCCGACGGAGAGCACCTCGCCGGTGCGCTGCACCGACTGGCCCTCCTCGATTCCGCTGAACTCGCCGAGGACGATCGCACCGATCTCGCGCTCCTCGAGGTTGAGGGCGAGACCGAGGGTGCCGTCCTCGAACTTCAGCAGCTCGTTCGCCATGGCGGAGGGCAGACCCTCCACCTTCGCGATGCCGTCGCCGGCAACGCTGACCGTACCGACCTCCTCGCGCGAGGCCGCGTCCGGCTGGTACGACTGGACAAAGTTATCCAGTGCGTCCCGGATCTCCTCCGGCCGGATCGTGAGCTCCGCCATCTGGGTTCCCTGCTCTCCTTGTTGGGCCCGAAGTTTCTTAAGGGGGTCTGGGGGCCGACCCCCAGGAATCTTCTGCAATTTCTGCACGGCCCAACCGGGCCGCTGGTCTTGCTTGTTCTTGCTCTGTCTCAGCCGGCCATGCGGCGGGTCGCCTCGTCGAGGCGCTCCGCGACGGTGCCGTTGATGATCTCGTCACCGACGCGCACCGAGACCCCGCCGAGGACCGAGGGGTCCACGTCCAGGTTCAGGTGCATCTCACGGCCGTAGAGCTTCGCCAGAGCTGCGCCGAGGCGCTGCTTCTGCCGGTCGCTGAGCGGCACCGCCGAGGTGACGACGGCGACCATGCGGTTCCGGCGCTCCGCGGCGAGCTTGGACAGCGAGTCCAGCCCTGCTTCCAGGCTACGTCCACGCGGGTGGGTGACGAGGCGGACGATGATCCGCTCCGTGACCCGCTGCGCCTTGCCGCCGAGCAGGCTGCGCAGCAGCTCGCCCTTGGCGGACGCCGTGGCCGTGCGGCTGGTCAGCGCGGAACGCAGCTCCGTGTCGGAGCCGACGATCCGGGCGAACCGGAACAGCTCGTCCTCGACGTCGTCGAGGACGCCGCCGCGCTGGGCCGCGATGAGGTCGGCGGTGTTCGCCAGCTCCTCGACCGAGTCCACCAGGTCACGGGAGTGCGACCAGCGGGACCGGACGAGTCCGGAGACCAGGTCGACGGTCTCGCCGCCGACCTGCCCGCCGAGCAGACGCGTGGCCAGCTCGGCCTTGCTCTCGCCGCTCTGGGCCGGGTCGGTGAGAACCCGGCGCAGGGATACTTCGCGGTCGAGCAGCGCGGTGACCGACGCCAGCTCCTCGGCGAGCTTCGCCGCGTCGACCGACGTGTTGTCGGTCAGCGCGTCGAGACGCTCGCGTCCGGCGGCCAGCGCTTCGCGGCTCGCGCCGTTCATCGGGCCGCCTCGGCCTTCGCCTCGAGCTCGTCGAGGAACCGGTCGACGGTGCCGCTCTGCCGGGCGTGGTCCTGGAGGGACTCGCCGACGAGCTTGCCGGCCAGGTCGGTGGCGAGCTTGCCCACGTCCTGGCGCAGCGCCGAGGCCGCGGCCTTGCGGTCGGCCTCGATCTGGGTGTGGCCGGCGGCGATGATCTCCTCGCGCTGGCGCTGACCCTCCGCCTTCATCTCCTGGATGATGACGGCACCCTGCTCCTGCGCCTCCTGGCGCAGACGCGCGGCCTCGTGGCGGGCCTCGGCGAGCTGGGCCTTGTACTGCTCAAGAACGCTCTGCGCCTCGGTCTGAGCCGCTTCGGCCTTCTCGATGCCACCTTCGATCGCCTCACGACGCTCGTCCAGGGCCTTGTTGATGGCCGGGAGGAGCTTCTTCGCGAAGACGAAGAAGACGATGCCGAAGCAGATCAAGCCGATGACGATCTCGGGCCACACCGGGAGCAGAGGGTCCTGCGCCGTCTCGGCTGCCACGTACATCATGGTGGACCTTTCGTCGAATGGAGCTACAGGCACAACGTCACTTGACGATGAACGGAACGACGAAGCCGATCAGGGCCAGGGCCTCGACGACGGCGAAGCCGAGCAGCATGTTCTGGCGGATGAGGCCGGCAGCCTCGGGCTGGCGGGCGATGGCCTGCACACCGTTACCGAAGATGATGCCGATGCCGATACCGGGGCCGATCGCGGCGAGGCCGTAGCCGATGGTGCCGACGTTGCCGTTCACGGCCGCGAGGGTCTCGAAAGCAGCAGACATGTCTGTGGTTCCTTCTCTTGGTGGGTCCGGTGGAAATGGTCTTCGCACCGGGCGTCTGGGGAGCTGAGGGGTGAAGCCGGGGGGCTGTCGGGTCCTCAGTGGGCTTCTTCGAGCGCCTGGGACAGGTACGTGGCGGTCAGCACCGTGAACACGTAGGCCTGAAGGGCCTGGATGAACAACTCGAACACGGTGAGGATCAGCGTCATGATGAACGACGCGCCCGCGTAGAACGTGCCGAGGACGGTGCCGAGCATGTACCAGGTGGCGATCGTGAAGATCAGGATCAGGATGTGGCCCGCGAACATGTTCGCGAAGAGTCGCACCGCCAGCGTGAACGGCCGGACGAACACGTTGGAGATGAACTCCAGCGGCGTCAGCAGCACGTAGATCGGCTTGGGCAGACCGCTCGGGACGCAGAGGTTGCGTACACCGCCGACGAATCCGTTCGACCGGAACGTCACCGTCATGTACGTCACCCAGACCACCAGGGCCAGGCCGACGGGGTAGGCGATGACGGAGCTGACCGGGAACTGGGCGATCGGAATGATGGCCCAGAGGTTCAGCATCCAGACGAAGAAGAACAGCGAGACCAGCAGAGGAACGAAGGGCTCGCCCTTCTTGCCGATGACCTCACGGGCGATGCCGCGGTGGACGAAGTCGTACAGCGCCTCGGCGACCATCTGCAGCTTGCCCGGAACGACCTTGGGCTTCGAGAAACCGGCCCAGAAGAAGGCCAGGATCGCGAACGTGCCGATGATCGCAAGCAGCATGGGCTTGTTGAACTCGACAGGCCCAATGGTGAAGAGCGGCTCGAACATGAACGACCACACGCTGGGGGCGTGGAACCCGCAGTCCTTGAAAAGGTGGCAGTTCGTCTCGAAGGCGAGCGTCTGGGCGTCAGTCACCAAGAGCTCCTTCTGCATGGCGCATGGATGCGGCTACCTCGTTGTGTCGGAGCGGCGGGTGGCCGCAGGTCGGCACCGGACTGGTTCTTACGGTGAGGAGGCGGCGGCCGGGCCCGAAGCCTCGCGATGAATCAAGCGACCGCCCTGTTGCCCGCGCTCGCACTACCGCAACCGAGACCGGACGATAGCAGCACGTCGAACGCGGCTTTATCCCGGCCCTACTCGTCACGATCTCCCCCAGCTCCGCCCGGTCGCTTCCGGGTGTCCGCGTCGGGGTCGACGTAGAGGGTCTTGCTTCGCGCGTGCAGCACGGCCTGCGTGGTGATCCACGTGATCACGGCTGCGACCAGCGAGAGAGCAAAGACCTGAAGATCGAAGAGAGAGGTGTTCCGGATGCTCAGGATGAAGATGAGCAGGAGCACGAGCTGGGCCGAGTAGATCATCAGCCCCATGCCCTGGAACAGGTGGGGCATGGTCTTGCCGACCCAGTTGAGCGCCAGGAGTCCGAGCGCCATGAAGACGATCACGACCACGCAGCCGACTGCGGCACCGATCGCCCCCTCGCCGCCGGCGAGCAGCCCGCCGACGAGCGTGGCGATGGCTCCCACCGCGGCGGTGGGGGTGGCGATGCGCAGCACTTCGCGCATGTCGGACTGCATGGCGGCAGCTCCACTGGTCTTGGGGAGGAATGGGGCGTCGTCATGGACGAGCGTAGGCCCGGTCCGCTAGGCGGATTTCCGGGTCCGAGGACCGTCTCACTAGGGTCCTTCGGCTCCATCACCGGGTCTCGTGAACGGTATCACAAACTATTTGATGAGGTCTTTACCTAGAAAGTGTGCCAACCGTCACACGTGAGGACTAACCCGCGCGCCTGAGCGTGAAGCCGGGCGGGATGTCTGGTAATGCAGCGTTTTGCTCACCCCATCCCCGTCGCCGGCCACCCGCACGAGCGAAGTTCCATGCAGCGCAACGCCCCTGCCAAGCAGAAGGGCCGGTGGTCACGATCGTGACCACCGGCCCATGAGCGCCTAGACCGTCCCCGGCTGCAGCGTCAGCTGTACTGCACCTTCCCGTCAACGCCCTGAGCCCACGAGCGGCCGGCCTGCACCTTGAAGCAGGTCCCCTTCTTGACCGACTTCTTGAAGGTGTAATAGTCGCCCTTCTTCTTCTTGAAGTCGATCCACTCGGTCAGGCCCTTGTGCCCCTTGCACGTGACGAGCCGGAATCCGACGGCGTGGTCCCACCCCTTCTTCGTCACGGTGTACTTCACCTTGCCGGTCTTCCCCTTCTTGAACTTCTGGTCAGACTCCGACTTTCGGTTCGGGTAGAGCGCCACGTGGAACTTCTTGGTCGCCTTGGCCTGGATCGGCTGCTGCGCAGACGACGTCGAGGCCTGAGCGACTCCAGCCCCGAGCAGGCCACTCATGATCGCCGCCGATGCGACTATGCAGGCGAATTTACGCACAGTTCCCCCTCTGAATCATCTTGGACTGCCGCACCCCGGTCACGGGCTCGGCACGCCAAAAGCTATGCGGATGCAACATCCATTGCAATGAGTTTCTCCGCGCATACCCAAGACCCCAGGAAGGGGAATGTCTTATTCCTGGCTTTTCCCTGCCTGTCCGTTCTAGGAATAGGAAACACGGAACCAAAGAGCGCTGATGGCAGACGTGCTCACAGAACACATCACCGAGCGCGATACCACAGGGATCACATACCGGCCAATGTCGCTCTGGCTGCCGCGTGGCACATCGTCCAGCGGCTGCTGTCGACCTTCTGGCCCAAGAGGAAGCGCTGACGCTCACCCACCGCCGTGGCGCCGAAACTTCCGAATCGTCAACGCGAGGAGTCGACGGAACGGCGATCGGAGAAACGCGAACGAGCGCCGATCGCGGTAGCGCCGTTGACGCCGGACACTCCGATCGCCACGGGGGCCCGGTCGGCCGCCTCCTCGCCCATCTGAGCGCCCCCCGCGCCCTGTTGGGCCCCGGAGGCCACGGGCACCGGCCGCTCGGCGCTGGAGGGCGAGGGAGCGGGGGCCTGCCCGGCGGCGCCGTGACGGTAGCGGGGCGGGACGAAGCGGTTGGCCCAGTGCGGAGCACGCGGGGTGAAGCGCGGCATCAGCAGCAGGATCAGCCCGATCGCGCTCGCGCCGACGATGAGGAAGACGATCCACATGGAGGCCGAGTGCACGGAGTAGCCGACCGTGCCGAAGGCGATGAGGGCGGACCAGAAGTACATGATCAGCACCGCCCGGCTGTGCGAGTGCCCGATCTCCAGCAGCCG is a genomic window of Streptomyces sp. YPW6 containing:
- the atpB gene encoding F0F1 ATP synthase subunit A; this translates as MQKELLVTDAQTLAFETNCHLFKDCGFHAPSVWSFMFEPLFTIGPVEFNKPMLLAIIGTFAILAFFWAGFSKPKVVPGKLQMVAEALYDFVHRGIAREVIGKKGEPFVPLLVSLFFFVWMLNLWAIIPIAQFPVSSVIAYPVGLALVVWVTYMTVTFRSNGFVGGVRNLCVPSGLPKPIYVLLTPLEFISNVFVRPFTLAVRLFANMFAGHILILIFTIATWYMLGTVLGTFYAGASFIMTLILTVFELFIQALQAYVFTVLTATYLSQALEEAH
- a CDS encoding F0F1 ATP synthase subunit delta, encoding MNGASREALAAGRERLDALTDNTSVDAAKLAEELASVTALLDREVSLRRVLTDPAQSGESKAELATRLLGGQVGGETVDLVSGLVRSRWSHSRDLVDSVEELANTADLIAAQRGGVLDDVEDELFRFARIVGSDTELRSALTSRTATASAKGELLRSLLGGKAQRVTERIIVRLVTHPRGRSLEAGLDSLSKLAAERRNRMVAVVTSAVPLSDRQKQRLGAALAKLYGREMHLNLDVDPSVLGGVSVRVGDEIINGTVAERLDEATRRMAG
- the atpE gene encoding ATP synthase F0 subunit C; protein product: MSAAFETLAAVNGNVGTIGYGLAAIGPGIGIGIIFGNGVQAIARQPEAAGLIRQNMLLGFAVVEALALIGFVVPFIVK
- a CDS encoding F0F1 ATP synthase subunit gamma; the encoded protein is MGAQLRVYKRRIQAVTATKKITKAMEMIAASRIVKAQRKVAASQPYATELTRAVTAVATGSDANHPLTTEVEAPTRAAVLLITSDRGLAGGYSSNAIKAAERLRERLASEGKEVDTYIVGRKGVAYYGFRERKVVDSWTGFTDNPAYSDAKRVAAPLIEAIRNETAEGGVDELHIVFTEFVSMMTQNAIDARMLPLSLDDVAAESTRKGEILPLFEFEPSAEDVLDALLPRYVESRIYNALLQAAASEHAARRRAMKSATDNAGDLIKSLSRLANAARQAEITQEISEIVGGASALADATAGSDK
- a CDS encoding F0F1 ATP synthase subunit epsilon, whose product is MAAELHVELVAADRSVWSGEATLVVARTTSGDIGVMPGHQPLLGVLESGPVTIRTSEGGTVVAAVHGGFISFADDKLSLLAEIAELADEIDVERAERALELAKSDADAAAERRAEIRLRAVAVL
- a CDS encoding F0F1 ATP synthase subunit B, with amino-acid sequence MMYVAAETAQDPLLPVWPEIVIGLICFGIVFFVFAKKLLPAINKALDERREAIEGGIEKAEAAQTEAQSVLEQYKAQLAEARHEAARLRQEAQEQGAVIIQEMKAEGQRQREEIIAAGHTQIEADRKAAASALRQDVGKLATDLAGKLVGESLQDHARQSGTVDRFLDELEAKAEAAR
- the atpA gene encoding F0F1 ATP synthase subunit alpha; translation: MAELTIRPEEIRDALDNFVQSYQPDAASREEVGTVSVAGDGIAKVEGLPSAMANELLKFEDGTLGLALNLEEREIGAIVLGEFSGIEEGQSVQRTGEVLSVGVGEGYLGRVVDPLGNPIDGLGEIETDSRRALELQAPGVMVRKSVHEPMQTGYKAVDAMVPIGRGQRQLIIGDRQTGKTALAVDTIINQRDNWRSGDVNKQVRCIYVAVGQKGSTIASVRGALEEAGALEYTTIVAAPASDPAGFKYLAPYTGSAIGQHWMYQGKHVLIIFDDLSKQADAYRAVSLLLRRPPGREAYPGDVFYLHSRLLERCAKLSDDMGAGSMTGLPIVETKANDVSAFIPTNVISITDGQCFLESDLFNAGQRPALNVGISVSRVGGSAQHKAMKQVSGRLRVDLAQYRELEAFAAFGSDLDAASKASLERGKRMVELLKQPQYAPFPVEEQVVSVWAGTTGKMDDVPVEDIRRFEAELLEFLRRERKDLLTSIAEGGKMSDDTLQSIADAIAAFKQQFETSDGKLLGEG
- the atpD gene encoding F0F1 ATP synthase subunit beta, with protein sequence MTTTVETAAATGRVARVIGPVVDVEFPVDAMPDIYNALHVEVADPAEDGARKTLTLEVAQHLGDGVVRAISMQPTDGLVRQAPVTDTGTGITVPVGDVTKGKVFNTLGQILNEPEAESQITERWPIHRKAPDFDQLESKTEMFETGLKVVDLLTPYVKGGKIGLFGGAGVGKTVLIQEMIMRVAKLHDGVSVFAGVGERTREGNDLIDEMTESGVLDKTALVFGQMDEPPGTRLRVALSALTMAEYFRDVQKQDVLLFIDNIFRFTQAGSEVSTLLGRMPSAVGYQPTLADEMGVLQERITSTRGHSITSMQAIYVPADDLTDPAPATTFAHLDATTVLSRPISEKGIYPAVDPLDSTSRILDPRYISQDHYNAASRVKGILQKYKDLQDIIAILGIDELGEEDKLVVHRARRVERFLSQNTHAAKQFTGLDGSDVPLDESIAAFNAICDGDYDHFPEQAFFMCGGLDDLKAKAKELGVS